DNA from Halogeometricum sp. S1BR25-6:
TGAGCGAGGGCCAACACGCCGATGACTCCGGCGGCACGATGCTCTCGATGGCGCCGGCGCTACCCGCGTCCGCGAGGGCCGCCATGTTGGGGAACTCGTCGGGATTGTCGGCGAGGAGACTAAAGGGAACGCCGTCGATTCCGATGAAGGCGACACGCGGGTCGTCTTGCCCACGTAGTCGGTCGAACAAACCCATACCACTCCTTCCGCGGAGACGCCATATGAAGGTTCTTCTACGTCCGAACGCCTGCCGGTGACTGCGACGTCGCGAGAACGGGTCGGGCGGGCGGCGACATCGGGGCGAAGGAGCGAAGTGTGGCCCGTTCCTACTCGGAACCGACAACCGTGAAGGAGTTCGAGCGAAAGCAGTTGCTGGAACGGGTCAACCGCGAGGGCGCCACGGTGGGCGTGGACATCCCCGACGCCATCGACGTGCAGGGCGAGGAGGTCGAACTGCGCGACTTCGTCTTCGAGATAAAGCGCCGCGACACGATTCCCGACGGGGAACGCGAACGGGTCGAGGCGGCCAAGAAGAACCTCCGGCGCGAACGCCTCGAACGCCTCCAGCGCATCGAGGACAACGAGGTGAGCTACGAGGAGGGCGAGCGACTCGTCGAGAGCATCGTTGGCATCGACCGGGCGCTGAACGCCCTCGAACAGTTGCGCCCGGCGGACCTCGAACAGGAGGCGCAGTTGCAGGAGGCCCAAGACCAGAAGCGCTGGATGAACTTCCTGAAGCAGGCGCTCGGCCGCGACAGCGGTTCCGGCCGAGGGGGCCGCTGAGTCGATGAGCCGGAACGACGAGGTGGCGTCGCTGTTCGAGGAGTTCGCCGACCTCTTGGAGGCGAAAGACGTCGAGTACAAGCCGAACACCTACCGCCGCGCCGCCGAG
Protein-coding regions in this window:
- a CDS encoding DUF5788 family protein codes for the protein MKEFERKQLLERVNREGATVGVDIPDAIDVQGEEVELRDFVFEIKRRDTIPDGERERVEAAKKNLRRERLERLQRIEDNEVSYEEGERLVESIVGIDRALNALEQLRPADLEQEAQLQEAQDQKRWMNFLKQALGRDSGSGRGGR